The following DNA comes from Hordeum vulgare subsp. vulgare chromosome 3H, MorexV3_pseudomolecules_assembly, whole genome shotgun sequence.
ggtactacatttgcccaacataataattctgttaaagtgaaatgcatagggagttagagctacccgaggagtaattctacataatacaggcagggccagtgctgatggtgctagtccaaaacagagcactgtccgGGGCCaaaccagggcaacttgggtgatttctatcaggccaccgtacgcgtcgctcatccgtcgtgtcctgagaacgagatacgcagctcctatcgggatcgtcgacacgtcgggtggccttgctggattagttttacctttgacgagatatcttgtgcatcgggattccggtgatgctttgggtaatctcagagttgaggttttccaccaaggaatccaacgagatcgtgagtgtcgtgattgaggatttctatgcggcttgtgctaatttatgatggactagttggagcacccgtgcagggttgaatctttcagaaagccgtgcccgcggttatgtggcaacatggaaactttgtttaacactggttctagataacttgaagttaacttaattaaaatatgccaactgtgtgcgtaaccgtgactgtctctttcgtgagttccttcttcgatcgaggacacggtggggttatgtctgacgtaggtaggtgttcaggatcatttgtttgatcaaccgtagttcacgtccgctatgcgtagatcttccccctcttatttcttgtactcgtaagtttagccaccaaatatatgcttagtcgctgctgcaacctcaccacttatccatgcctcacctaataagctttgctagtcttgatacctttggaaatgagattgctaagtcccctgtggctcatagattactacaacaccagttgcaggtacaggtaaaggttacttgacgcgagcgcgttgattgttcatttggagttgcttcttcttcttcttcaccgatctgggatgggttccaggccggcagcctgggatagcaaggatggacgtcgttcttatttttctcgtttttttcgtccgtagtcggaccctgctcttactcttgaagtttatgtaatgcactgatgtgactctgatgtagcttgtggcaagtgtaagccaattctatatatatatatatatcttcttttcagtacatgtacttgtaacgatatccattcttgcgacacgatgagatgcgcttctatccctgacgaggccttcgtgccaaattgagatagggtcgcatcttgggcgtgatagtcggtttatggcatgacacgctatttccatgtcttttgcccaaaagtgtcttggcgtcttgtattcatcaagcatcatTCTCACCATCCCTATGAGAGTTCGGTtcatcctctcaacaactccattttattgaggtgtgtacgtcgctgagaactcatgtgagataccctcttcgtcaagaaaattatccacatttgtgttcttgaactccattccgTTTTCGcttcgaactttcttgatcttcacttcaaactaattTTGGGCTTTccaagcaaagttcttgaagatcttttgtacccgtgacttatcatcaagaaagaatacccacataaATCTAGAAAAGTCATTAACAATGACTAAAACGTAAGTATTTCCAcaaaggctcttgtaagcattaggaccaaaaagatccatgtgtattagctcgagtggccttcttgtagtcatgaggttgttcacatgatgatttccaccgacttgctttcctgcttggcacacggtctatctttgtcaaatataacatatttaacaccaagaatatgatcacctttgataggcCTGTCTATAttgcgcataccaacatgtcctagccttctatgccataaccaacctttagaagattttgcaataagacatgtacggggtttgtttTTTATTGAAATCGAccatgtatagatcacctttgcGAAAACATGTAAAGACTATGTTATGATTATCACGTtgaaacacttggcaatcaaaCTCTGTAAATAGCAcactgaaaccaaagtctgctagtctagatacggaaagaagattgtagccaagagattcaacaagcatggcattttgaatggagctatcatgagatatggccactttaccgagaccaagtaccttacccttggagtagtCTCCAAAAGTTACATATCTCCGAGGTTTGTGGTTTGATGTGATCTCAAGAAACATGTCTTTATCCCCGGTCATGTGATATAtgcatccactgtcaagtatCCACTTTTTTGTTCTAGCTATGTAGTCTCTAAGTTTCGCCATaatactaaggttcctcatggtcttctcatattcgatgtcaaactcctcatcttcatcgtagtagccatgctccacattgtcatcatcagatggaatatcctcgtcataagaatcGAGAATTTGATCAATATttcgactatgacaatgttcatgtttatgcatgcgaatagtttcaacaatgatattgtcaatggtaatgacatctcctttagcacgcatgaggtcacaaagctcaaatagacatttatcaaaattaggatcatttggcttcattttgtgaaaggcaatgcatttatggaaaatgatatcaagaaTTTTCAGGGGAtagtttggatatcttttctctaagtttttacacaaagtatgagcacactcaaatttTTGAATTTTATTAAGCatatttcttggcagtcctctaatgatgagattaacagttttaagattaccaagcatatcaagttcttcatcataagaaggatgtaagggatcaatgggaggcacatagggatattcaacatatatacttgcgcaaatggaatttatcaaatatatcaagcatttcatcttttcaTTGTCTATAGTGCTCCCCATCGAGAAtatgcactctacaactaatattccctaaattaggcacatccatcttcctccaatggtgtttaaaccaaggttatggagaccaaagctctgataccaattgttggatcgatagaaggggtgtctagagggaggggggtgaatagactacttgtataAATTAAAATCATAGTCTTTTCCAAATTTtagtggttggcagattttagcaattctaacaagtctagagcaccctacacatgctagtcaacaaatatggtagCGGAAaataaagacattgcacatgtaagtaaggagtagagtttaggaagatcaaacgcaaagatgaacACGAcgattttggcgtggttccgatagatggtgttagcgtacgtccacgttagtggagacttcaacccacggagggtaacgactgcgagagtccatgaagggctccacccacaaggggtccacgaagaagcaaccttgtctattccatcatgacttacatccacgaaggactagcctcactcggggtagatcttcacgaagtagtcgatctccttgcccgtacaaacttcttggttcaactccacaacatgaagtaggaggctcccaagtgacacctaactaatctaggagacACGACCCTCCAAAAGGTATGGTAGAGGGATTGATTTTGTGAAAAGCAACctagggaggctagagatcaagtttcaaatggttgaatTGTAATcttttgatctcaacacatgagtatgtgactctctctcagaaaaatagatcgggcaagtgtgtgtgttttgagtgcttcctctgcgtatgagaggaggtggaagggtatatataggcatccccaaaatCTAACTGTTACAACACtattgcccaactcagtgacaccgaaatgaatctcgatgataccgagttgcactaaatgtggaaacttttgaattcttggtgagaccgatatataaatctcggtggtaccgatacgatgacctagggcagttttcaaatctcggtgagaccgatttcaaactcggaaattccgattcttgagattttctcaacagaaagttggtcacatgctttctgtggcaccgatatgaaacttggtggtactgagagaatagggtttggcaaaggatgtgTCAGTGAAAAAATCGGTAGGGTCGAGCGGGAAAACTTGGTGCACTAATTTTGTTATTTTGGCTTGGGAGAGAGATACTTGTGGGAGAATGACTAAATATTTTtgatggctatctctaagcacttgagcaatcaatTTATCATAATAGCCCacccctttttaatagtattgattTTCCTATGAACTCAAAATGATTtgtcataaatataaaatgtagagtcttgtagcttgaagcttgatccaatcatattcctttccttgcgtCAAAGGGCTTCTCCTTGCAATCCTTTGACCAATGCTTTGTGTGGACTATACTTGAAATATCAAGAGACAAtgcatgttgtcatgaattatcaaaaccatcaaGGGAGAATATGTGCTTTCATCCGCGCCCAGCCGGCTGGCCCCATGTGTAGGGACATTTTAGACATTTCAACAAGCTACTTATACATTAATCACATGCTAGAATCATATAAAAAAATTTGAAAGACAATTCTAAGGACACACAATTCTGCACGCAGTTTGccagaattatgatttcaaaaaaaaaagaattaTGAGAGGAAAAAAACTGGCCCTTGAGGGCTTGAGGCCCATAAAGAGAGTCCAACCTGCACAGTACTGAAACAGTCGGGCGGAGCAACGGGCAGTTACCAGTACTAGTAGAGTCTTGACGCCGCCGGGCCAGGCGATTCCCCGTCGCCTTTATTCATTCCCTCTTCCGTTGCCGGTGCTTCCGCGTCCTGTCTCTCCCGGCCAGCGATCGGGAGGGTCGAGGAGGGATGACCTCCCATCCCCCCAACTCCGCCGATGGCGAGGACCCCGCAggttgtctctctctctcccttcctctctctctctttctctcgctCGATCGCTCGGAGCGTAGCGCTGCTTCCGCTCGGTGCGTGCGCGTGCGCGTCGCCCGAACTTAGGGTTTCTTGGAGTTCACGTTTAGTGGCTGCGCTTtgctatatctcttcttttccccGCCCTTTTACTTCGTGTTTTTGCGTCATGATTTAGTCCTAGCTAGGGTTTTAGGGCAGGTAACGTTGGTACTTGTAGCTGCTACTCGTGCAGCTTCCGTTCCCTGTAGGTTGATCTGTTAGCCTGGATTTTGCCGCTATTGATCAATGGTTTTAATCAAGAGTAGGGCAATAGTAGCATATGGAAGGATTCATGGTCGGtgggttttccttttctgtttgatTCTGCTTTGGTTCCTGTGCTAGTTGTCCTTCAGAGTTCATAGCTGTATTCTATCAGGTTAGGCCTTGCTTTTATTCCAACAATATTTCATTATATGAGATACCGAACTACGCGATTGTGCTGACCACAGTGGTTTTAAAATGTTCTTTTTCTTCTGATTGGTGAGGAAACTAGGCTGCATCTAGCTAAACCAACACTATGTTACCTTGGTTGGAAATTCAGAACTTATTGTGCTTGCTTGTGTGCAAGCACCTATGAACTAGCTATTTTGTTTCTCCATGTAATTCGATGTGTTCTTTTGCAGGGAATAACGTGGAATTGCCATCCCTGCCCTTTCATGTTGTTACTAAACCTGGTCAACTACCGGTCGAGTTTCTTGAGCCCTCTGCTGCCAAGAAATTGGTGATTGGATTTGACTGCGAAGGTGTTGACCTTTGCCGCAATGGTGCTCTCTGTATCATGCAGGTGAGCTGAGCTAAATCTCACGCGACATGgaatatttttaaactcctgcaaTCTTTTGTTTCAGCATGGACGAATTGTGGCTACCACAAACTGTTATAAGACAACCTTCTCCTACATTGGACAATTATTATACCCTCACCTGACCGCACACTACAATGGTCTTACGTGAAATGCTGCTTCACTACCTTATAGTGCCATGATTTACCCACATACGTCCTTTTGATGAACCTAGACTTACTGGACCTAACCCCTGTTATTTTATTGGAACTGGTTGCACATGCATGTATTTCTGCCGATATAGATTAAAAAAAGATCGGACTGATTGGTCACCATTGTTATAATGATGTTAAGGCAAGACTGTTTTTGTTGGTTTGTTTGATTTTTCAGATTGCATTTCCTGATGCTGTTTACTTGGTCGATGCTATTGAGGGTGGAAAAGAACTAGTTGAAGCTTGCAAACCAGCACTTGAGTCTGATCATGTCACCAAAGTTATTCATGACTGTAAAAGGGACAGTGAGGTGCCTAACTGTGAGATGTGATATTCTTTTGGTGTATTAAAAGAATCTTTGGAAAAGAATGTGTATCTGACTAGTGCTGAACTTACAATTTATTGTGCTGCAGGCATTGTATTTCCAGTTTGGCATTAAATTACATAATGTGATGGATACACAGGTAATCACCGTACATATAGTGGCATGCCTTTGTAAGTAAAAGAAGTAGTAATTTCCATCTAATATATGAATGAAACAGTATCTGTTGCTTTCTTAGTTATTTTCTTTCAAATTGAACCATTATCACGAGCTTTGAACCAGTAACCCTGTACAGGGTTGAAAGCATTACATGATCCTCTACCTTCCCAGAGATATATATTTTAATTATTATAACAGCTATATGTAGATAATTTTATTTGTAGAGGGAGCTTTTGATCATCACTTCCATTTGCAGATAGCCTATTCCCTGATAGAAGAGCAGGAAGGTAAAAAGAGAGCATATGATGTTTACATATCCTTCGTGAGCCTTCTTGCTGATCCTCGCTATTGTGGTACTTCCTACACTTCACTCGATTAAATTGTTGAGCTTTACATATTGGGAGAGAACCTATGTGTACATGGTTTTAGTCTTGCTTTGTTTTCTCATAACCTATGCCACTTGTTCATATTTTCTTGTCCTTTTTCTTCTAATTAGGTATAACTTATATAGGTTCGGCTAATCCCCTTATTGGTAATTTGCTTGTGCTGTCTTCCAAGTGCTTTAATTAAAACATTTAGCATATATTCTAATGTATTGCCTCACTATATTTATCTTAGTGGAGTCCAATTCCTATTGAAAATCTTGTTGTTAAGAAAGATGGGGTCGGTTTTTAATAAAATTGAACTGACCTTACTTTGGGCTACAGCTAGTGCTTTAACCTTGACGTATGTGGCTTATGCAATCCAAGCTCTTTTTTGTGTTAATTTTACTTTAGTTGAAAATGGTATGGTTGTTACTCCCTCTGCCCCAAAGtaattgtctcaactttgtactaactttagtaccagtacaaagttgtactaaagttgagacagttattttgggacggagggagtagtatataatCTTTATTGCTGGGTGGACATCATGTCTCATCGTATGTACGCCGTCTAACAATATGATGAAGTTGCAGATGTTCATTTGCCTATGTTTAAAACTAATGCTTTCACACAATTTGTCTGATGCATGTCTTCTTCAGTTGGCCACTTTATTGTACACAATGGTTTGCACACATGTTGAAAACCTGGGATAACTTTAGTAGATTGTGCTTGTGATCCCATTATTATCTGCCTTGAGTACCGTGGTTCAAAATGTACGTTATTAGTAGGACTAGTGCTTGAGGTGCTGTAAACTGGGtgtaaaaatatggtttttgtacCCTTTTCTTGTTTCAATTTAATAGTGGTGATGTTGCATCTCGGTTGAGTTCTTCATAGTCTACACTTGATGCTTACAGACACGTGGCTATCTTATTGTCTCAAATTgaggtgtttgggttcatggatcATTCGACTTGCCTTAACTAGTTAACTTAAGGTGTTCATCTTACTTGACTGAACTTAAGGTGTTTGGGTTCTCAGTAGGCTGCATTTTTTTCCAAATCGCCGGGGACCTGGAACCTGGTTCACATAATGTGTGTGTTTAAATGTGGAAGTAATGTATTGTGGTTCCATTACTCTTGCTAACAGTGTGTTCCTTCTGTAAAACATCATGTCAATTAGTCCTTTTGTTCTAAACACCATGCAGATGTTTACTAAATTTATGAAGGATTGAACCTCAATTTCTTTTGTGCTTCACATTTGATTgattgtgtggtgtgatactgttGTGCTGCTTTGTGTAGGAATGCCATATCCTGAAAAGGAAGAAGTCCGTACCCTTCTAAGGCAGGTTAGCATTGTGAAGAAAATTATTGAACTCCAGGCCTGAAGTCTTGTGAATTTCACAGATAATGGCCTGGCACACGATTTTCCGTTGTGCTTATATATTTTCTTGAAACTAACAATTTATTTTAATTTGATGGATTTTTAGGACCCAAATTTCTGGAAAAATAGGCCCTTGTCTGAAATGATGATACGAGCAGCAACAGATGATGTGCGCTTCCTTCTCAATATACATGAGAAAATGATGGAGAAGTTAAGCAAAGTATCCTCATGGCGTCTGGCAGTACGAAGTGAGCTATACTGCAGGTGCTTTTGCATAAATGACAACCAGCAGGCAGATTGGCCACCTCTTCCAACTGTCCCTGGTCAGTGTGTTTACTCCCTTTCCGATCAGATATAGGAAGGTTACTGTACGGCCAAATCTGTTTTACTTTTGATTCTCCAGATAAATCATAAATTTGCAACCTAATGATTGGGGTTTGTTTTATGGTTTAGCATTGCAGCCTTGTAGGTGAAAATCGTCATATAAGAATTACTAAATGGAATGACAATGGATGTATTTGCTTTGCATTCTTTAATTCATTTTATGAAGGTTTGATGTTCAACTTATAGAACAAAATTGGATTAAATATTATTGACAGATGACATTGAAGCTGAAGTCCGTGTTCCTGAAGTGGATATCCTTTCGCTCTTAGATGTGCCTCCTGGAAAAATGGGACGCGTTATTGGCAGAAAAGGATCGTCAATAATGGCCGTGAAAGAATCTTGCAAGTAATCATAAGTTTGATTCTTCAGATATCGCATGATATTTGTGCTGTGAAATCTAATTTGGTCTTCCCTGTTTTGTTTCCACTCCTATGTGCAGTGTTGAAATCCATATCGGTGGTGCAAAGGGGCCTCCAGATAGGGTAGGTTTGCCATAGCTAACATATTTATTACTGGGCAGTCGTGCTCCCCCGAATTTATCCAGTGCACGTTTGAATTGGTTAACAGCGATAACTATAGTTTTGTAGCAATATGGCTTGTAGTACCAAAATTGCTCTGCTGAATTGATGCATCTTCCTGCCTTGAATAGATTGAATTGTAGCAATATGGCTTGTAGTACCAAAATTGCTCTGCTGAGTTGATGCATCTTCCTGCCTTGAATAGATTGATAGGCACTACTGCAGTTTGTAGTCATGTAGTTTGTTGAGTTGGCAACAAGATCTATTTACTGGGATATTATTGTTTATTAAGCTTGGCACATCATGTTGTTAATCCATGTCAAGCATTAAGCTTGGCACATCATGTTGTTaatccatttctgtctgtttgtaATATTAGAGAGACTTCACTAACATGCATGGTCCTCCAGAAATGTAGTTGTAAACGATTTATAGTTATCGTGCAAAATATGGCTTTTCTGGTTTGTCCTTATTGTTCATCATTTATATTCTCCACTGCCTACAATAATCCAATcatacttagagcatctccagccgttcgCCCCCCCAGGGGCGTGAAATAGCGCCGCCTGGGGGCGCGCCGGCGAAAAAATCGCCCTGGGGGGCTCGGGTTCCCAGTCGCCCCACAAAGGTTGCCCGAATTgttttttcaaagaaaaaaaaactcggCCCAAATTCGGCCAAAACTGAGTCAAATTCGAAGGAGATTCATAGTTTGCATTAAAATTTGTACAAAAAGTGAAATAAAACATAATCAAACATAAAACTAACTAAACTAGACTACATTGCTGCcgcccgccgccgctgccccccgccgccgcccgccgccgccgccttctaCATGTCGAGGACCTTGTAGAAATTGGTGTAGTCGCCGCCGTCGCCCGCTCCGTCGCCCGCTCCGTCGCCTGCTCCGCCGCCGTCCTTGTTGCACCCCTGCCCTGGGTCGTCGTGGCGAACGGGGTTCGAAGGCCCCGACGCCTGCTCGTCGCTCTCGTCGAGGATGACGACGAAGCCCTCCTCGTGGCTGTGGCGATGGGCGGCGATCTCCTCCAGGGCGCGGCGCTGGCGCTCCATCTCCTCCCGGACGTAGTCGTCCCGTGCCCATTTCAGGGCGGTCTcgtcggcggcggccatggccagGTGTTCCTTCTTGACGAGGAGGAGTCCTGGCTCCGTCTTCGGCTTGACGAGGCGGGAGGAAGCGCCGAGCTCGTTGATGACGGTGCTGGCGCTGCGCGTCCGCCGCCCCAGCGGCTTCGGCTTGACGGGGAGGAACGCCGGTGATCCAGATGAGCGGGAGccggacgacgaggacgacaccgTCTCCATCCGCCTCAGCGTCCAGGAGCTGCCACGGCGGCGGGAGAAGGCGGGTGGTGGTGGATACTTGTACCTCGGCGAGTTGCCGCCCTCCAAGGTGTGGCCGTGGACCACCATTGGCGGCGCCCCTCGGAGTTGTTGCGGCCGTGGGATTTGACCCCGTTGGTGACGGCGAGCTGGTCGGCGTGACGGCGACCAAAGTACGCCGTCCACAACGCGTTCTGTCGGGGGCGTACCGCGACAGGTTGCGCACGCTCTCCGGCAGCCCCAATCGGATGCGCGTGATCTCCGCCCGCCGGTCAGCTCCAGTGGGCGGTGGTGGCATCGGGACTCCGTCGGCGCTCAGCCTCCAGGACCCCGACACCCGCATGTCCAGCGGCGTCGGGTAGTCCGCCTCGTAGAGAAGGCGGGCCTCGTCCTCGCGGATGTGACGGCGGCTGAAGTCATTGGCGGCCGCTCTGTCGCCGGGGAAGCGATCGACCATCTTTTTTgggagaaagagggagagaaGGCACTGGTGGCGAAGGAGAGGAGAGAGCGTTAGCGGGAGAAGTGTGTGGCCACCGGCGGGGAGAGGGCGCCTTATATAGGCGC
Coding sequences within:
- the LOC123443692 gene encoding egalitarian protein homolog, with protein sequence MTSHPPNSADGEDPAGNNVELPSLPFHVVTKPGQLPVEFLEPSAAKKLVIGFDCEGVDLCRNGALCIMQIAFPDAVYLVDAIEGGKELVEACKPALESDHVTKVIHDCKRDSEALYFQFGIKLHNVMDTQIAYSLIEEQEGKKRAYDVYISFVSLLADPRYCGMPYPEKEEVRTLLRQDPNFWKNRPLSEMMIRAATDDVRFLLNIHEKMMEKLSKVSSWRLAVRSELYCRCFCINDNQQADWPPLPTVPDDIEAEVRVPEVDILSLLDVPPGKMGRVIGRKGSSIMAVKESCNVEIHIGGAKGPPDRVFIIGPVKEVRKAEAILRGRMLEF